In Eupeodes corollae chromosome 3, idEupCoro1.1, whole genome shotgun sequence, a single genomic region encodes these proteins:
- the LOC129950910 gene encoding GTP-binding protein 1 translates to MDNQGTPTKKQLADMHEMLHNPKVDYTIIRGKNVLVSPTEQQYELLKKRLEERTLDSRGETIYEIGVGEDGSDSGLDEEEYSASVATLQSLATTIDADMVLLRQRKGEKGLTGQYLIRKRVDTSDFMEIRVAVVGNVDAGKSTLLGVLTHGELDNGRGHARQRLFRHKHEMESGRTSSVGNDILGFDSIGNVVNKPDHGTLDWVKICEKSAKVITFIDLAGHERYLKTTVFGMTGHAPDFGMLMIGANAGIVGMTKEHLGLALALSVPVFVVVTKIDMCPPNVLQDNLKLLFKILKSQGCRKVPVMVKTPDEVVLSATNFVSERLCPIFLVSNVSGENLHLLKMFLNLLSTRNAGQDDQPAEFQIDDTYSVPGVGTVVSGTCLQGVIKLNDVLLLGPDPVGQFIPIAIKSIHRKRMNVKEVRGGQTASFSLKKIKRSQIRKGMVMVSPELKPHACWEFEGEILVLHHPTTIFSRYQAMVHCGSIRQTASILTMSRECLRTGDKAHVKFRFIKHPEYIRPGQRMVFREGRTKAVGNVLRPIPNSVPVQHRPKPNKMQARGQHNQNQNQNPNVQAAAPSKEHHQQQQQQQHSDLKQNLDGVLEASVDKRDFSSSNVRGGKRTKRPNGHQGQGSGVSSSNLASATASAAATATAAPSSSQTQSTSHIAAKVQ, encoded by the exons ATGGACAACCAAGGGACACCGACTAAGAAACAACTGGCCGACATGCACGAGATGTTGCATAATCCCAAAGTGGACTACACGATTATTCGAGGGAAGAATGTGCTCGTCAGTCCCACCGAACAGCAGTATGAGTTGCTAAAGAAACGTCTCGAGGAGAGAACTCTGGACAGCCGAGGAGAGACTATATACGAGATTGGAGTTGGTGAAG ATGGAAGTGACAGTGGGTTAGACGAGGAAGAGTATTCAGCTTCGGTGGCCACTCTGCAATCACTGGCAACAACCATCGACGCCGATATGGTTCTCCTGAGGCAAAGAAAGGGTGAGAAAGGTCTGACTGGGcaatatttaataagaaaacgAGTAGACACATCGGACTTTATGGAGATTCG agTTGCAGTTGTAGGTAATGTGGACGCTGGAAAGTCCACATTGTTGGGTGTTCTGACACACGGGGAATTGGATAATGGTCGTGGTCATGCCAGACAGAGGCTATTCCGTCACAAACACGAAATGGAAAGCGGACGAACAAGTTCTGTTGGAAATGATATTTTAG GATTTGATAGCATAGGGAACGTGGTAAATAAACCAGATCATGGAACTTTGGACTGGGTTAAGATCTGTGAGAAGTCAGCCAAGGTTATAACGTTCATCGATTTGGCAGGCCACGAGCGTTATTTGAAGACGACAGTTTTTGGGATGACTGGTCATGCTCCAGATTTTGGAATGTTGATG ATTGGAGCAAATGCTGGTATAGTTGGAATGACAAAGGAACATCTAGGCCTCGCACTCGCCCTCTCTGTTCCTGTGTTCGTCGTAGTAACCAAAATCGATATGTGTCCTCCAAATGTTCTACAAGATAATCTTAAGTTACTTTTTAAGATCCTCAAATCACAAGGTTGTCGAAAAGTTCCGGTTATGGTAAAGACCCCGGACGAAGTTGTCCTCAGTGCAACAAATTTTGTCTCCGAGAGGCTATGTCCCATCTTTTTAGTGTCGAATGTGTCGGGAGAGAATCTTCATCTGCTGAAGATGTTTTTGAACTTACTAAGCACCCGAAACGCTGGCCAGGACGATCAGCCAGCTGAGTTCCAGATCGATGATACCTACTCTGTGCCTGGCGTGGGAACAGTTGTGTCTGGCACTTGTCTGCAGGGAGTTATTAAGTTAAACGATGTACTCTTGCTGGGCCCAGATCCCGTGGGGCAATTCATACCCATAGCCATCAAGAGTATCCACCGCAAGAGGATGAATGTGAAAGAAGTGCGAGGAGGCCAAACGGCTAGTTTTTCgctaaagaaaatcaaaagatcTCAAATAAGAAAAGGAATGGTGATGGTGAGTCCTGAATTGAAGCCACACGCATGTTGGGAATTCGAGGGGGAAATCTTAGTGCTGCACCATCCGACAACGATATTCTCACGCTACCAAGCCATGGTCCACTGCGGAAGCATCCGACAGACGGCCTCGATTCTCACAATGTCTAGGGAATGCCTCCGGACAGGGGATAAGGCTCACGTGAAATTCCGATTCATAAAGCACCCGGAGTACATCAGACCCGGTCAGCGAATGGTTTTCCGTGAGGGTCGGACAAAAGCAGTTGGAAACGTCCTCCGGCCGATACCGAACTCAGTACCAGTCCAGCATCGACCTAAGCCAAATAAAATGCAAGCCCGTGGTCAGCACAACCAAAATCAGAACCAGAATCCAAATGTCCAAGCAGCAGCGCCATCTAAAGAACAtcatcagcaacagcaacagcagcagcactCGGATCTCAAGCAGAACTTGGATGGTGTCCTGGAAGCAAGTGTTGACAAAAGAGACTTCAGTAGCTCGAATGTGCGAGGAGGCAAACGAACGAAACGACCCAACGGACATCAAGGTCAAGGAAGTGGAGTTTCTTCGTCCAACTTAGCATCGGCGACAGcgtcagcagcagcaacagcgaCAGCGGCGCCGTCATCGTCACAAACTCAATCAACTTCACATATCGCTGCCAAAGTGcagtaa
- the LOC129950204 gene encoding protein NCBP2AS2 homolog: protein MVLRILFRYLANNEQLIQKMAESYPMRRAAQLVVAMMYKTKNMAERRGLADMTPEKFKDFIRMFNNNLKQEIEGVKEELKKKK, encoded by the exons ATGGTTCTGCGAATCCTCTTCCGATATCTGGCCAACAATGAGCAGCTCATACAGAAGATGGCCGAAAGCTATCCTATGAGAAGGGCCGCCCAGTTGGTGGTCGCAATGATGTACAAGACTAAGAACATGGCTGAGCGTCGTGGATTGGCTGATATGACTCCAGAGAAATTCAA GGACTTTATAAGGATGTTCAATAATAATCTGAAGCAAGAGATCGAAGGAGTCAAagaagagttaaaaaagaaaaaatga
- the LOC129951495 gene encoding solute carrier family 35 member F5, with the protein MLSKTQKLILGIIVLILVDIIWVTSNEITKFLYEDEKYDKPFFCTYFKTSMFTIYLIVIGLITPWKEACEQPGNYSAIDQQTEDENYYATQGSLSDPTYIPIRTPGTISGTESDDSGIRIVRFNKMAEVREMSAHEATEALMSRLSYAASLRIRRQRTHHKTAKTALLFSILWFIANWLYQLSLEQSQSAMVVLLSSSSSFFTLVLAGFFPSSSGDKFTFSKFLAVAMNISGVVTVTISDISDSKFSRGVILALFSAFFYAAYLVFVKRKSDTEEKVDIPLFFGFVGLWNLILMWPIFFVLNFLQLETFELPNQNQFAVLFLNGLIGTVVSEALWLWGCFLTSSLIGTLAMTLQIPMSIVFDLILERKPYSSSFYIGSIPIFIALLLVALLTKNDDADPIYCFFKLIHRKLCRCRKPSIVRINDEEQQESLIGNHD; encoded by the exons ATGCTAagcaagactcaaaaacttattttaggtATAATTGTTTTAATACTCGTTGACATTATATGGGTAACGTCTAATGAGATTACAAAG tTTCTAtatgaagatgaaaaatatgACAAACCATTCTTTTGTACCTATTTTAAGACATCTATGTTTACAATTTACCTAATTGTTATTGGTTTAATAACACCATGGAAAGAGGCATGCGAACAACCGGGAAATTATTCG GCTATTGATCAACAAACTGAAGATGAAAACTACTACGCAACACAGGGATCACTT AGTGATCCAACATACATTCCAATACGTACACCTGGAACAATTTCTGGCACAGAAAGCGATGATTCTGGAATTCGTATCGTGCGATTCAATAAAATGGCTGAAGTTCGAGAGATGTCAGCCCACGAAGCAACCGAAGCACTAATGTCACGTCTATCGTATGCAGCGAGTTTAAGGATACGCCGGCAAAGGACACACCATAAGACTGCAAAGACAGCATTGCTCTTTAGTATCCTT tgGTTCATTGCAAATTGGTTGTATCAATTGTCGTTGGAACAAAGCCAAAGTGCAATGGTCGTCCTTCTTAGTTCATCATCTAGTTTCTTTACACTTGTATTAGCTGGATTTTTCCCTTCGTCCTCTGGTGATAAATTTACATTCTCTAAGTTTTTAGCTGTTGCCATGAACATTAGTGGTGTT gtGACTGTGACAATATCTGATATCTCAGATTCGAAATTTTCTCGTGGTGTTATTTTAGCTTTATTTAGTGCATTCTTTTATGCGGCGTACCTGGtctttgtaaaaagaaaaagtgaCACTGAAGAAAAAGTAGACATTCCATTATTCTTTG GTTTCGTTGGCCTATGGAATTTAATACTCATGTGgcctatattttttgttctaaattttcttcaattagaAACTTTTGAGCTTCccaatcaaaatcaatttgcgGTGCTATTTCTAAATGGTCTTATTGGTACTGTAGTATCTGAAGCTCTTTGGCTatg gggCTGTTTTCTAACATCATCGCTTATTGGAACACTTGCAATGACATTACAAATTCCAATGTCCATTGTTTTTGATCTCATCCTCGAAAGGAAACCCTACTCATCATCATTTTATATAGGTTCAATTCCAATATTCATTGCTTTGCTACTAGTTGCTCTATTAACTAAAAACGATGATGCCGATccaatttattgtttctttaaattaattcatcGAAAATTATGTCGTTGCCGTAAACCGAGTATTGTTAG aatAAACGATGAAGAACAACAAGAATCTCTAATTGGAAATCATGATTAG
- the LOC129950202 gene encoding mediator of RNA polymerase II transcription subunit 9 yields MDHSPSESIDKNQQINPNIPKTEPTGTLTVDQLDIELLPVIYDIIRCVEKDPLDNAAKQRESQECSQKILELQKRFESARNQIKQLPGIDYNKEEQLQKLELLKSQLKLKQQLIRKYKNIQF; encoded by the exons ATGGACCACTCTCCATCCGAAtcaattgataaaaatcaacaaatcaaCCCAAATATTCCCAAAACAGAACCCACTGGAACTTTGACAGTCGACCAACTTGATATTGAACTCTTGCCTGTTATCTACGACATCATTCgttg tgtGGAAAAGGATCCTCTTGATAACGCAGCTAAGCAAAGAGAATCTCAAGAGTGCAGTCAGaag ATCTTAGAGCTACAAAAACGCTTCGAAAGTGCTCGAAATCAAATCAAGCAACTGCCCGGCATCGATTACAACAAAGAGGAACAACTTCAAAAGCTTGAACTCCTCAAGAGTCAATTGAAGCTGAAACAGCAGCTGAtaaggaaatacaaaaacattcaattctAG
- the LOC129950873 gene encoding GTP-binding protein 1-like: MDNQGTPTKKQLADMHEMLHNPKVDYTIIRGKNVLVSPTEQQYELLKKRLEERTLDSRGETIYEIGVGEDGSDSGLDEEEYSASVATLQSLATTIDADMVLLRQRKGEKGLTGQYLIRKRVDTSDFMEIRVAVVGNVDAGKSTLLGVLTHGELDNGRGHARQRLFRHKHEMESGRTSSVGNDILGFDSIGNVVNKPDHGTLDWVKICEKSAKVITFIDLAGHERYLKTTVFGMTGHAPDFGMLMIGANAGIVGMTKEHLGLALALSVPVFVVVTKIDMCPPNVLQDNLKLLFKILKSQGCRKVPVMVKTPDEVVLSATNFVSERLCPIFLVSNVSGENLHLLKMFLNLLSTRNAGQDDQPAEFQIDDTYSVPGVGTVVSGTCLQGVIKLNDVLLLGPDPVGQFIPIAIKSIHRKRMNVKEVRGGQTASFSLKKIKRSQIRKGMVMVSPELKPHACWEFEGEILVLHHPTTIFSRYQAMVHCGSIRQTASILTMSRECLRTGDKAHVKFRFIKHPEYIRPGQRMVFREGRTKAVGNVLRPIPNSVPVQHRPKPNKMQARGQHNQNQNQNQNPNVQAATPSKEHHQQQQQQQQQQQHSDLKQNLDGVLEASVDKRDFSSSNVRGGKRTKRPNGHQGQGNGVSSSNSASATASAAATATAAPSSSQNTSQTQSTSHIAAKVQ; the protein is encoded by the exons ATGGACAACCAAGGGACACCGACTAAGAAACAACTGGCCGACATGCACGAGATGTTGCATAATCCCAAAGTGGACTACACGATTATTCGAGGGAAGAACGTGCTCGTCAGTCCCACCGAACAGCAGTACGAATTGCTGAAGAAACGTCTCGAGGAGAGAACTCTGGACAGCCGAGGAGAGACTATATACGAGATTGGAGTTGGTGAAG ATGGAAGTGACAGTGGACTGGACGAGGAAGAGTATTCAGCTTCGGTGGCCACTTTGCAATCACTGGCAACAACCATAGACGCCGATATGGTACTCCTGAGGCAAAGAAAGGGTGAGAAAGGTCTGACCGGGcaatatttaataagaaaacgAGTAGACACATCGGACTTTATGGAGATCCG AGTTGCAGTTGTAGGGAATGTGGACGCAGGAAAGTCCACTTTGCTGGGTGTTCTGACACACGGGGAATTGGATAATGGCCGTGGTCATGCCAGACAGAGGCTATTCCGTCACAAACACGAAATGGAAAGCGGACGAACAAGTTCTGTGGGAAATGATATTCTAG GATTTGATAGCATAGGGAACGTGGTAAATAAACCAGATCATGGAACTTTGGACTGGGTTAAGATCTGTGAGAAGTCAGCCAAGGTTATAACGTTCATCGATTTGGCAGGCCACGAGCGTTATCTGAAGACGACAGTTTTTGGGATGACTGGTCATGCTCCAGATTTTGGAATGTTAATG ATTGGAGCAAACGCTGGTATAGTTGGAATGACAAAGGAACATCTAGGCCTCGCACTCGCCCTCTCTGTTCCAGTGTTCGTCGTAGTTACCAAAATCGATATGTGTCCTCCAAATGTTCTACAAGATAATCTTAAGTTACTTTTTAAGATCCTCAAATCACAAGGTTGTCGAAAGGTTCCGGTTATGGTGAAGACCCCGGACGAAGTTGTCCTCAGTGCAACAAATTTTGTCTCCGAGAGGCTATGTCCCATCTTCCTGGTGTCGAATGTGTCGGGAGAGAATCTTCATCTGCTGAAGATGTTTTTGAACTTACTAAGCACCCGAAACGCTGGCCAGGATGATCAGCCAGCTGAGTTCCAGATCGATGATACATACTCTGTGCCTGGCGTGGGAACAGTGGTGTCTGGCACTTGTCTGCAGGGAGTTATCAAGTTAAACGATGTACTCTTGCTGGGCCCAGATCCCGTGGGGCAATTCATACCCATAGCCATCAAGAGTATCCACCGGAAGAGGATGAATGTGAAAGAAGTGCGAGGAGGCCAAACGGCCAGTTTTTCgctaaagaaaatcaaaagatcTCAAATAAGAAAAGGAATGGTGATGGTGAGTCCTGAATTGAAGCCACACGCATGTTGGGAATTCGAGGGGGAAATCTTGGTGCTGCACCATCCGACAACGATATTCTCACGGTACCAAGCCATGGTCCACTGCGGAAGCATCCGACAGACTGCTTCGATTCTCACAATGTCTCGAGAATGTCTGCGAACAGGAGACAAGGCTCACGTGAAATTCCGCTTCATAAAGCACCCGGAGTACATTAGACCCGGTCAGCGAATGGTCTTCCGTGAGGGTCGGACAAAAGCAGTTGGAAACGTCCTCCGGCCGATACCGAACTCAGTACCAGTCCAGCATCGACCTAAGCCAAATAAAATGCAAGCCCGTGGTCAGCACAACCAAAATCAAAACCAGAACCAGAATCCAAATGTCCAAGCAGCAACGCCATCTAAAGAACAtcatcagcaacagcaacagcaacaacaacagcagcagcactCGGATCTCAAGCAGAACTTGGATGGTGTCCTGGAAGCAAGTGTTGACAAAAGAGACTTCAGCAGCTCGAATGTACGAGGAGGCAAGCGAACGAAGCGACCCAATGGACATCAAGGTCAAGGTAATGGAGTTTCTTCGTCCAACTCAGCATCGGCGACAGcgtcagcagcagcaacagcgaCAGCGGCGCCGTCGTCGTCACAAAATACGTCACAAACTCAATCAACTTCACATATCGCTGCCAAAGTGcagtaa